ACTGCCTCTGCGCGGCGGCCACCCGCCTCGTCTGCGGCCCGCACCCGGGCCCGCTGACCGCCTTCGCGCACTCACTCGTGCCGATCGCACTCGGCTATCTCGTCGCCCATTACTTCTCCCTCCTGGTAACCGAAGGACCACGCACAGTAAGCATGGCACTCGGCACTGACAACGCCCCGGAACCCTTGCCACCACTGGGCCCCGGCGCTCTCGCCGCCCTCCAGGTCCTCGCCGTCGTCACCGGCCACGTACTCGGCGTGATCGCGGCCCACGACCGCTCCGTACGGCTCTTCCCGCCCGCCAGGGCCGTCGCCGGCCAGTTGCCGCTGCTCGCGCTCATGATCACTTACACGATCGGGGGGATCGGTCTTCTGCTGAACTGAGACTGCCGGTGTACCGAGAAGCCAGGAGCGGCATGATGGACCCCGTGCCCCCCGCCCACCCCTTGCGCCGTACGCCGATCCAGCAGCGCAGCGCCGACCGGCTCGCCCGGATCCTCGACGCCTGCGCCGAACTCCTGGACGAGACCGGGTACGAGAACCTCAGCACCCGGGCCGTCGCCCTGCGCGCCGGCGTGCCCATCGGTTCGGTCTACCGCTTCTTCGGCAACAAGCGCGCCATGGCCATCGCCCTCGCGCACCGGAACCTGGACCGGTACACCGAAGGCATCGCGGACCGCCTCGCCGCCCTCCCGGCCGGCGACTGGCGGCCCGTCGTGGACGCCGTCCTCGACGAGTACCTGGCCATGAAGCGCACCGTCCCCGGTTTCGCGCTCGTCGACTTCGGCGTGCCCGTCCCGCCCGCCGAGGGCCCGGCCGCCGACCCCAACCGGCTGGTCGCCGTACGCCTCACCGAACTCCTCGGCGCGCACCTCGGCCTGACCCCGGACGCCACCCTGGAGCGCGCGGTCCTGGTCGCCGTCGAGGCCACGGACGCGCTGACGAAGCTGGCCTTCCGGGCCGACCCGGCCGGCGACCCGGGCATCGTGGCCGAGACCCGGACGATGATGCACGCCTACCTCGCCCACGCCCTGGACTGACCACCCCCGCCGCCACCCCCGCCCGCGCTCCCCGCCCGCGCCTGCCGCTCCCGCCCGCGCCCGGCGCCCGCGCCTGCCGCTCCCGCCCAGCCTGCCGCTCCCGCCCGCCACCCGGCGTCCGAGCCTGCCGCCCCATCCGGCGCCCGCCCGCCGCCGCCCCCGCCCGCCGCCCGTGGCACCCGTTGGCGCCCGCGCCCGTACGCCTGCCGGTGCGTCGCCCGGGCGCGGTACTTCGACGCCCTCCCCGGGGGTCGGCGAGGGCGCGGTACTTCGACGCCCTCCCCGGGGGTCGGCGCAGCAGCGCCCCCCATGGCCCTGCCCTCCGTCGCCCCGTGGGGCCGTGCCTCCGCCCACCCCTTCCTCGCGCCATCGCGAGCGCCGGCTGCCCGGCCGGGCAAGCAAGCCCGCGCGCGCCTGAGGAGCGGCGGGCGCCCCACGGGGCGCGGCTTCACGGTCCCGACGCCGAACAGGCGCCGAGGGGGCGGGCCCGCGAACGCGCCGGACGGGCCGGGGCTTGGGCTGCCCGACTGCGCTGCCGGAGCCCACGAGGCCCAACCGCGGCCCCTGCCCCGGTGCCTGCCCTTTGCGGCACGTTCGAGAGCCCGCCCCCGGCGTCCCGGCGTCCCCCCGCCGAGGGATGCTCGCGAGGCTCCGGCCCGCCCCCCGACTCGTCCGGCGCCTCCCCCTCGGGCGCGTTCACAGGCCTGGCCCATCGGTGCCCGCCCCGCCGGGTCCGATGCGACCCGTCGGGCGCCCGCCCCTTCCGCCGCGTTCGCGGGCCTGCCCGTCCCGCCGAGCCCGGCGTCTGCGGGGCCCGGCCCGGCCCCCCGCCTCGTCCGGTGCCCACCCCCCGGCCCTGAGGCCGTGCGGCCCGCTCGCCCGGGGCGCGACGTGACATCCGCCGCCGCCCGTCGCACCCCCCTCCCCACCATGCCTACCGGTCGGTATGCTCGTGAGTGCCCGCGTGTTCGTGCCGCAGCCTGCCGTCCCTGGAGGGACCATGC
The Streptomyces sp. NBC_01296 DNA segment above includes these coding regions:
- a CDS encoding TetR/AcrR family transcriptional regulator, with the protein product MDPVPPAHPLRRTPIQQRSADRLARILDACAELLDETGYENLSTRAVALRAGVPIGSVYRFFGNKRAMAIALAHRNLDRYTEGIADRLAALPAGDWRPVVDAVLDEYLAMKRTVPGFALVDFGVPVPPAEGPAADPNRLVAVRLTELLGAHLGLTPDATLERAVLVAVEATDALTKLAFRADPAGDPGIVAETRTMMHAYLAHALD